One genomic segment of Nitrososphaera sp. includes these proteins:
- a CDS encoding aminotransferase class I/II-fold pyridoxal phosphate-dependent enzyme, translated as MANQEKEDELEQLRLEMKRVTEEILHKVSRRMKIAAEIGAVKAKRGLEIKDEKAEGEMRQVVNKVADEIGLERTFASRLLNILLTESEAVQFSNRAQRNAPKQTHLGVFARAKALEADGRKIIHLEVGEPDFAAPASVGVALGDSFNSRQYHYTDVQGIPKLRRALADKIKRQEDQLIITPGGRFAVFAAIAGLLREGDELIITEPAWPAYRECAEFVGATVRSVRSSLEDCWAPDPEKIVQLVNPATRMIVLNYPNNPTGKVLDSGLMDRLVSLARKHGLYLLSDEVYSEYSFRPFVSALDYDYDRIIAVSSFSKTYAMTGFRIGYACSSRDVIAAMKKVQAIGITSVAEPIQIAAAAALKEDVSQNAKIMKQRLDYVCERLEGMRLKFAKPEGGMYVYAKLPAGLRDADFVEMLLENGVAVAPGSGFGDAYGNFIRISACAPIDALKGGMDKLNDVLETAHN; from the coding sequence GTGGCGAACCAGGAAAAAGAGGACGAACTCGAGCAATTGCGCCTGGAGATGAAAAGGGTTACCGAGGAAATACTCCACAAAGTCTCCCGGCGGATGAAGATAGCCGCGGAAATAGGAGCCGTCAAGGCGAAGCGGGGACTTGAAATCAAGGACGAGAAAGCGGAGGGCGAGATGAGGCAAGTTGTCAACAAGGTGGCCGACGAAATCGGCCTGGAGAGGACCTTTGCAAGCCGACTGCTCAACATTTTATTGACAGAATCAGAAGCCGTCCAATTTTCAAACCGGGCCCAAAGGAACGCTCCTAAACAGACTCACCTTGGCGTCTTCGCCCGGGCTAAGGCATTGGAGGCTGATGGCAGGAAAATCATCCATTTGGAAGTCGGCGAGCCTGACTTTGCGGCACCGGCTTCTGTTGGAGTAGCCCTTGGGGATTCCTTCAATTCAAGGCAATATCATTACACAGACGTCCAAGGAATCCCTAAACTCCGACGCGCCCTGGCTGACAAAATAAAAAGGCAAGAAGACCAGCTCATAATTACGCCGGGTGGGAGGTTTGCAGTCTTTGCTGCAATTGCCGGGCTTCTTCGGGAAGGAGACGAACTCATAATTACCGAGCCTGCATGGCCGGCCTATCGCGAGTGCGCGGAATTTGTCGGAGCCACGGTAAGATCGGTCAGGTCAAGTCTCGAGGACTGCTGGGCGCCGGACCCCGAGAAGATCGTCCAGCTAGTAAATCCCGCGACTAGAATGATCGTATTGAATTACCCAAACAATCCTACTGGCAAGGTACTCGATTCGGGATTGATGGATCGGCTCGTGTCCTTGGCCAGAAAGCATGGCCTGTATCTATTGAGCGATGAGGTCTACTCGGAGTACTCCTTCCGCCCGTTTGTCAGCGCACTGGACTATGATTACGATCGCATAATTGCAGTGTCTTCTTTCTCGAAGACCTATGCCATGACAGGATTTAGAATCGGCTACGCCTGCTCAAGCAGAGACGTTATTGCAGCCATGAAAAAAGTCCAGGCAATAGGGATAACCAGCGTGGCTGAGCCCATTCAAATTGCCGCCGCGGCAGCACTAAAGGAGGACGTCTCGCAAAATGCCAAGATTATGAAGCAGAGGCTGGATTATGTCTGCGAGCGTCTGGAAGGAATGAGGCTGAAGTTTGCAAAGCCCGAAGGCGGGATGTATGTATATGCCAAGCTTCCAGCCGGCCTCCGCGATGCTGATTTTGTTGAAATGCTTCTTGAAAATGGAGTGGCAGTAGCCCCAGGAAGTGGGTTTGGAGACGCATATGGCAATTTTATACGCATTTCAGCTTGTGCACCAATCGACGCGCTCAAGGGCGGGATGGACAAGCTGAACGATGTGCTTGAAACGGCGCACAATTGA
- a CDS encoding V-type ATP synthase subunit F, with translation MRIVAIGSRVFVTSFQLAGVKGIKVESSNEALSEINKFGENSGVGLVLLSDDIGKEIRPSLTALRTKRPIPLIFELPAPGSKKEKVDYRALLKQILGV, from the coding sequence GTGCGTATTGTCGCTATTGGTAGCAGGGTCTTCGTTACCAGTTTTCAATTAGCGGGCGTCAAAGGGATAAAGGTGGAGTCCTCAAACGAAGCGCTCTCCGAGATCAATAAATTTGGTGAAAATAGTGGCGTTGGACTCGTGCTCCTAAGCGATGATATTGGCAAAGAGATCCGTCCTTCTTTGACTGCCCTTCGAACCAAGCGCCCAATTCCACTTATCTTCGAGCTGCCTGCTCCGGGAAGCAAGAAGGAAAAAGTGGATTATAGGGCCCTTCTGAAACAAATACTTGGGGTCTAG
- a CDS encoding prephenate dehydrogenase/arogenate dehydrogenase family protein, translating to MSITTRKGQISKVAVIGAAGRMGKWFVRYHANRAAVVSAFDIRTPGGFDAFSNVRVATQLDRCIEDSDAIVICAPVTAMPELIRECAMLAKKGAVLAEISSVKRQSHLALKKIRGDIVPLCLHPMFGPAAGEADLKWILVPVRNGQTEIQVARSLYPSMNIAQVNTWKDHDRAMGIILGLTYAVNLAFADTISKSDLGLLKSLSGTTFAVQSMLAESIVAEEPGLIGAVVSSNPETLKYVKQFSMAFDELKRHVGDSDQIVSRATALNKRLSESHSLEKSYELLYKVVSLLKQAKN from the coding sequence ATGAGCATCACTACTCGGAAGGGACAAATTTCCAAGGTTGCAGTAATCGGCGCCGCAGGCAGGATGGGCAAGTGGTTTGTCAGGTACCACGCCAACAGGGCTGCGGTCGTAAGTGCATTTGACATCAGAACCCCCGGTGGCTTTGATGCTTTTTCTAATGTCAGAGTGGCAACGCAGCTTGACAGATGCATTGAGGATTCTGATGCGATTGTAATTTGCGCCCCGGTGACCGCTATGCCGGAACTAATTCGAGAATGCGCGATGCTCGCCAAGAAAGGCGCCGTGCTCGCCGAAATTTCATCCGTAAAAAGACAGTCACATCTGGCTTTGAAGAAAATAAGGGGCGACATTGTGCCCCTTTGCTTGCATCCCATGTTCGGTCCGGCTGCAGGTGAAGCGGACCTGAAATGGATTCTAGTCCCGGTCAGAAATGGGCAAACTGAGATCCAGGTGGCAAGGAGCCTTTATCCTTCAATGAATATCGCACAGGTAAATACTTGGAAGGATCACGACCGAGCGATGGGCATCATTCTCGGCCTGACATACGCTGTCAACCTAGCCTTTGCCGATACCATCTCGAAGAGCGATCTCGGCCTCTTAAAGAGCCTCTCTGGAACCACCTTTGCAGTTCAGTCCATGCTGGCCGAGAGCATCGTGGCCGAAGAACCCGGGTTAATCGGTGCAGTCGTATCCTCGAATCCCGAGACACTGAAATATGTGAAGCAATTCTCAATGGCATTTGATGAGCTAAAAAGACATGTCGGGGACAGCGACCAAATCGTGTCAAGAGCAACCGCTCTCAACAAGAGGTTGAGTGAGTCACACTCACTTGAAAAGTCCTATGAACTCCTCTACAAAGTGGTTTCATTGCTCAAGCAAGCGAAAAATTAG
- a CDS encoding site-specific DNA-methyltransferase, with translation MIVGNCNEVLGQLEENSVQLTITSPPYRNAIDYQLHASGSGGYYRGKLKLETNDYLENMTEIFGDSIYRVTKPGGYCCIVIANEVVNGTILPLPHMLLSRLVEPFGKWQLHEEIIWHKVTGGTNRYGSFVINPYPKYYRANIMHEFILILRKGEASTGRTLRQDALPATHEEWTKEIANSVWHIAPVPPGFIKHPCPFPEEIPYRLMTLYSYEGDVVLDPFNGSGQTTKVAHHMGRNYLGIDVVPEYVELARSRTMTEPLHIRGEALIANWKKIRSHFHNG, from the coding sequence TTGATTGTCGGAAATTGCAATGAAGTGCTGGGCCAACTTGAAGAAAACTCGGTTCAGCTCACAATTACCTCGCCTCCTTACCGGAACGCGATTGATTACCAATTGCATGCTTCCGGAAGCGGCGGATATTATCGGGGCAAATTGAAACTTGAGACCAATGATTATCTGGAAAATATGACAGAAATTTTTGGGGATTCGATTTACCGTGTCACGAAGCCAGGAGGCTACTGCTGCATAGTTATCGCCAATGAGGTTGTCAATGGGACCATCTTGCCCTTGCCTCACATGCTGCTATCCCGGCTGGTAGAGCCTTTCGGTAAATGGCAGCTCCATGAGGAGATTATTTGGCACAAGGTGACCGGCGGAACGAACAGGTATGGATCTTTTGTCATAAACCCATACCCAAAATATTACCGCGCAAACATTATGCATGAATTCATTTTAATCCTCAGAAAAGGGGAGGCGAGCACAGGGCGAACCCTTAGACAGGACGCACTTCCCGCTACCCATGAAGAGTGGACAAAAGAGATTGCCAATTCCGTGTGGCATATCGCGCCAGTCCCGCCGGGTTTCATCAAGCACCCCTGTCCCTTCCCTGAGGAAATACCCTACCGCCTAATGACACTCTACTCCTATGAAGGGGACGTTGTCCTCGATCCGTTCAACGGCAGTGGGCAAACGACAAAGGTGGCCCACCACATGGGCAGGAATTACCTGGGTATTGATGTTGTTCCCGAGTATGTAGAGTTGGCAAGGTCAAGGACCATGACGGAGCCGCTTCATATCCGAGGCGAGGCGCTGATTGCAAACTGGAAGAAGATTCGCTCACACTTTCACAACGGCTAG
- the aroA gene encoding 3-phosphoshikimate 1-carboxyvinyltransferase: MVSVQVSRSSLKGSVRCPSSKSYSHRAIAVASLCPGKSTIQNALLARDTLATLAGCRSFGASITHSDTTVTVQGHERLDLPENVINAENSGTTIRILAAMSGLALPAGYTVLTGDESLRKRPMLPILQALNELGVEAFSTKMNGRPPLVIKGGGIRGGHAVIDGSISSQFISGLLIAGIYAEREIALDIAGNLVSRPYVLATIATMKRFGVSIDASDDLLHYKIKSGRYKPTSFEVPSDFSTAALLLAAGALVSESLVIEGLNFELPQGDAAIIDILQKMGSNLRVDRAKGRVSIEKSEKLEGGEFDLGDTPDLLPVVSVLALKSRSPVAIRGVAHARVKETDRVANIALELAKLGADVSEYPDGLSIKAPPTLRNASLEAYNDHRLFMAFTIASMLTDKSVVAGAESVDVSYPNFISDMHELGANISPMPDRE, from the coding sequence ATGGTTAGCGTCCAGGTCTCGAGATCAAGCCTGAAAGGAAGCGTCAGGTGCCCTTCCAGCAAAAGCTACAGCCACAGGGCGATCGCCGTTGCCTCGCTTTGCCCCGGGAAATCGACCATACAAAATGCATTGCTTGCGCGAGACACGCTCGCAACGCTTGCGGGCTGCCGTTCATTTGGCGCTAGCATAACCCATAGTGATACGACTGTTACCGTGCAAGGTCATGAACGCCTCGACCTTCCTGAGAATGTGATTAATGCCGAAAATTCGGGGACCACGATTCGAATCCTTGCCGCAATGTCAGGATTGGCCTTGCCCGCTGGATATACCGTTCTCACAGGCGATGAAAGTCTGAGAAAAAGGCCGATGCTTCCGATTCTTCAGGCCCTAAATGAGCTTGGAGTGGAAGCATTTTCAACAAAGATGAATGGGCGACCGCCGTTGGTAATCAAGGGAGGCGGAATAAGAGGCGGCCATGCCGTAATTGATGGGAGCATATCCAGCCAGTTCATATCCGGGCTTTTAATCGCAGGCATCTACGCGGAACGGGAAATCGCTCTGGACATTGCGGGGAATTTAGTGTCGAGGCCCTATGTCCTGGCCACGATCGCCACTATGAAACGGTTCGGAGTAAGTATTGATGCAAGTGACGACCTGCTCCACTATAAGATAAAAAGCGGCAGATACAAGCCGACCTCGTTTGAAGTCCCGAGCGACTTTTCAACCGCAGCACTCCTTTTGGCCGCAGGCGCATTGGTTAGCGAAAGCCTCGTCATAGAGGGGCTTAATTTTGAACTGCCGCAAGGCGATGCGGCCATAATTGACATTCTTCAGAAGATGGGTTCGAATCTGAGAGTTGACAGGGCCAAAGGCAGAGTGTCTATTGAAAAGTCTGAGAAACTCGAAGGAGGGGAGTTTGACCTCGGCGATACCCCCGACCTTTTACCGGTGGTTTCAGTTCTCGCTCTAAAGTCAAGGTCTCCAGTGGCGATAAGAGGAGTTGCCCATGCTCGCGTGAAGGAGACTGACCGGGTCGCAAACATAGCGTTGGAACTTGCCAAACTCGGAGCGGATGTTTCGGAATACCCCGACGGGCTCTCCATCAAGGCACCCCCGACGCTCAGAAATGCCTCTCTAGAAGCTTATAACGATCACCGACTATTCATGGCGTTTACGATTGCTTCCATGCTCACCGACAAGTCGGTCGTGGCCGGCGCCGAATCCGTAGACGTGTCGTATCCAAACTTTATTTCCGACATGCATGAGCTTGGAGCAAATATCTCGCCCATGCCCGACCGAGAATAG
- a CDS encoding J domain-containing protein, which produces MPDYYAVLGLTPEATSDDIKKSFRSLAMKHHPDKNGNSEESRQTFMKIVEAYEVLSDENARKKYDSKSNRSCEQPASTAWVPPADFNRVYSYDHIKRHRVDSSVKGGMWDISDEANSGMWKATMLLFACLGAIVLYIILVH; this is translated from the coding sequence TTGCCCGATTACTATGCGGTACTCGGTCTCACCCCGGAGGCGACGTCGGATGACATCAAGAAGTCATTTAGGAGCTTGGCAATGAAGCATCACCCCGACAAAAACGGAAACTCTGAAGAATCGAGGCAGACATTCATGAAAATCGTGGAGGCTTATGAGGTGCTATCCGACGAAAACGCGCGAAAGAAATATGACAGCAAATCGAACAGATCCTGCGAACAACCGGCCTCAACGGCATGGGTGCCCCCTGCGGATTTCAACAGGGTTTATAGTTATGACCACATCAAGCGCCACCGCGTAGATTCTTCGGTTAAAGGAGGCATGTGGGATATTTCGGATGAGGCCAACTCGGGCATGTGGAAGGCCACCATGCTTTTGTTCGCGTGTCTTGGTGCAATCGTGCTTTACATAATATTGGTTCACTGA
- the aroD gene encoding type I 3-dehydroquinate dehydratase, translating into MFKFGICASLAPQTIEQLERDSALALRTGADFIEIRFDYLDRAEFEASLKLTESFKSRSVFTLRSKAQGGRFEGDEEERISMLQAMAGVKPMLLDIELDALESSDILADLAEKSNTRILVSWHDFEKTPAAESLFNVLTRMRVFGNHVKIVTMAQSTEDSLSLLRLYDVASGLYPIFFAMGVHGVLSRVLCTIIGYAPFTYASLGDAVAPGQLTVKQMREIYLKIENGMARLT; encoded by the coding sequence TTGTTTAAATTTGGAATCTGCGCTTCACTCGCTCCACAAACAATTGAGCAGCTCGAACGAGACAGTGCTCTGGCGCTTAGAACAGGTGCTGATTTTATTGAGATTCGGTTTGATTATCTGGACAGGGCGGAATTTGAGGCCTCCTTGAAACTGACGGAGTCATTCAAGTCAAGGTCTGTTTTTACCTTGAGGTCAAAAGCGCAGGGCGGGAGGTTCGAAGGGGACGAGGAAGAGCGCATTTCAATGCTTCAGGCAATGGCAGGCGTAAAGCCAATGCTGCTTGACATCGAACTTGATGCCCTGGAATCAAGCGATATTCTTGCTGACCTGGCGGAAAAATCTAACACCAGGATACTGGTTTCGTGGCATGATTTTGAAAAAACTCCAGCGGCCGAATCGCTCTTTAACGTGCTGACGAGGATGCGCGTCTTTGGCAACCATGTAAAGATAGTGACGATGGCGCAGAGCACCGAAGACTCGCTAAGTCTGCTTAGGCTGTATGACGTCGCTTCCGGACTATACCCAATATTCTTTGCCATGGGAGTACACGGCGTTTTGTCAAGAGTCCTGTGCACAATCATAGGATATGCGCCCTTCACCTATGCAAGCCTTGGTGATGCTGTTGCCCCCGGCCAGCTAACCGTGAAGCAAATGCGCGAGATTTACCTGAAAATAGAGAATGGAATGGCTAGACTTACGTAG
- the aroE gene encoding shikimate dehydrogenase — protein sequence MAVFRVPTGGDSTTSKSTTIAKTYCIIGDPIDHSLSPGMQNAAFAALNLNCVYIAFRVPATELAESVASLRASGIAGFNITIPHKVAVVKYLDALDDSAKSAGAVNTVKSNSGAFTGYNTDIDGFIKPLHARQVDFSGMRILLLGAGGAARAVVASLSREQKIAELAIANRDPDKAEKLAEFGSNSGLRTTTLSLQQAGLMARNSDLIVNATSIGLKNEKSLIEAQDIRKGSIVYDIVYRPVTTSLLENAKKAQAIVVYGYEMLIEQGALAFEIWTGLTAPRSVMKKNLLGIFGEPA from the coding sequence TTGGCGGTATTCCGTGTCCCAACAGGCGGAGACAGCACGACATCAAAGTCAACTACTATCGCCAAGACATACTGCATTATTGGTGATCCAATAGATCACTCTCTGTCGCCAGGAATGCAAAACGCTGCATTTGCAGCACTTAACCTCAACTGCGTTTATATCGCATTTCGAGTCCCTGCGACAGAGCTAGCAGAATCTGTAGCGTCACTGCGTGCCTCCGGCATTGCGGGATTCAATATTACAATACCTCACAAGGTCGCGGTGGTAAAGTATCTCGATGCGCTTGACGACAGCGCGAAAAGCGCGGGCGCTGTTAATACTGTCAAGAGCAATTCAGGAGCATTTACCGGATACAATACTGACATTGACGGGTTTATCAAACCACTGCATGCCCGCCAGGTTGACTTTTCGGGCATGCGGATACTTCTTCTCGGGGCAGGGGGCGCAGCTAGGGCTGTAGTGGCTTCGTTGTCAAGGGAACAAAAAATAGCAGAACTCGCCATCGCGAACAGAGATCCGGACAAGGCTGAAAAGCTTGCCGAGTTTGGATCAAATTCTGGATTGCGCACGACAACATTGTCACTGCAGCAGGCCGGCCTGATGGCGCGAAATTCTGACCTCATAGTAAATGCAACAAGTATCGGCCTGAAAAACGAAAAAAGTTTGATAGAAGCACAGGATATCAGGAAGGGCTCAATAGTTTACGATATCGTTTATCGACCTGTTACCACGTCGCTGCTAGAAAACGCAAAAAAGGCGCAGGCCATAGTGGTGTATGGCTACGAGATGCTTATAGAGCAGGGTGCTCTGGCGTTTGAAATCTGGACGGGTCTTACCGCGCCAAGAAGCGTAATGAAGAAGAACCTGCTAGGCATTTTTGGGGAACCTGCATGA
- a CDS encoding shikimate kinase yields the protein MNRISAQATMHGAVSIVNAIGAGKGSALGISLQTVAEVAVEFGKGHSIRFLSGKTSDLLINAIVRKILPPRLLNEGAVTVRVTSEIPIGFGLKSSSAVSNAVALACSRLASDQTDDSAVLDAAVSASLEAKVSITGAYDDACACYYGGIVTTDNSKRELIHHSDGPDDLYAVILLPRKASRGEVAKLKVFSDLFEVASDLAIGGEYWKAMRLNGTLVSAALSTDYSPTLRALEAGALSASVSGNGPSTAAIVDAQTLPAVKAALSEFDGRVITSKVNNQKASVELVDNG from the coding sequence ATGAACAGAATCTCGGCGCAGGCGACGATGCACGGCGCCGTTTCCATCGTAAATGCCATTGGGGCAGGAAAAGGTTCGGCTCTTGGGATTTCTCTGCAAACTGTTGCAGAGGTCGCGGTGGAATTCGGAAAGGGACACTCGATTCGATTCCTTTCCGGAAAAACTAGCGATTTGCTCATAAATGCAATTGTGCGAAAGATCCTGCCACCTAGGCTGTTGAACGAAGGGGCAGTCACGGTGAGGGTGACATCTGAGATCCCAATAGGTTTTGGTCTCAAAAGTTCAAGCGCTGTGTCCAATGCGGTTGCACTTGCCTGTAGCAGACTTGCAAGCGATCAAACTGACGATTCTGCCGTTCTTGACGCAGCTGTGAGTGCCTCGCTTGAGGCCAAAGTCTCGATTACGGGCGCATACGATGACGCCTGTGCATGCTATTATGGAGGCATTGTCACGACCGATAATAGCAAGAGGGAGCTAATTCACCATTCTGACGGCCCGGACGATCTGTATGCGGTTATCCTGCTGCCCCGCAAAGCCAGCCGGGGCGAAGTTGCTAAACTGAAGGTTTTTTCAGATTTGTTTGAAGTTGCATCCGATCTTGCCATTGGAGGGGAATACTGGAAGGCGATGAGGCTGAACGGTACCCTCGTATCCGCAGCTCTGTCTACGGACTATTCTCCGACACTCAGGGCCCTTGAAGCGGGCGCACTTTCGGCCTCCGTCTCGGGCAACGGGCCCTCAACCGCGGCTATCGTCGATGCACAGACTCTGCCCGCGGTTAAGGCCGCCCTCTCGGAATTTGACGGCAGGGTTATCACCTCCAAAGTTAATAACCAGAAGGCGTCGGTTGAGCTGGTAGACAATGGTTAG
- the aroC gene encoding chorismate synthase, with product MVTGSIIGERFVTLSFGESHGRCVGAVVDGCPAGLQLSANDIQTNLDLRKPGQSVITTQRKEEDRVEILSGVFKDRTTGAPICMVIWNKDADSRSYELIRDTPRPGHADYPAEVKFGGFADYRGSGRFSGRLTATIVMGGSIAAKLLKDSLGIQTFAYTTQIGKIRADNITENGIASRYSNEVRCADPEAAEKMRSAILEARQEGDSLGGVIECTSTGLPVGLGEPIFSSLEADLSKALFGIPAVKAVEFGTGFDGSARKGSENNDTYYMQKGRVLTQTNHSGGILGGLSNGMPLVLRVGFKPAASIAKSQRTLNTKTMEQTELRVPGRHDPCVVPRAPPVVEAAVSMVLADHALRGGFIPPVLK from the coding sequence ATGGTAACAGGGAGCATCATCGGCGAACGCTTTGTGACGCTCAGCTTTGGGGAGTCCCATGGCCGATGTGTCGGTGCAGTGGTTGATGGATGTCCCGCCGGCCTTCAGCTCTCCGCGAATGACATTCAAACTAACCTTGACCTGCGAAAGCCCGGGCAATCGGTTATTACAACCCAAAGAAAAGAAGAGGACCGAGTCGAAATACTTTCAGGGGTTTTTAAAGACCGAACCACTGGCGCTCCGATCTGCATGGTTATCTGGAACAAAGACGCCGATTCCCGTTCATACGAGCTCATTCGCGACACTCCTAGACCTGGACATGCCGACTATCCTGCTGAGGTCAAGTTTGGAGGTTTTGCCGATTATCGCGGTTCAGGCAGGTTCTCCGGAAGGCTTACTGCGACAATTGTGATGGGTGGTTCTATCGCAGCAAAACTTCTCAAAGACTCGCTTGGCATTCAGACTTTCGCATACACGACACAGATCGGAAAAATAAGAGCTGACAATATCACTGAAAACGGAATAGCGTCAAGATACTCAAACGAGGTAAGGTGTGCCGATCCTGAGGCGGCCGAGAAGATGAGGTCTGCTATACTTGAAGCGCGGCAAGAAGGGGATTCCCTTGGCGGCGTGATCGAATGCACAAGTACTGGTCTCCCGGTGGGTCTGGGTGAGCCTATCTTTTCCTCGCTTGAGGCCGACTTGAGCAAGGCATTGTTTGGCATTCCCGCTGTAAAAGCCGTGGAATTTGGCACTGGATTTGATGGTTCGGCCCGCAAGGGTTCCGAAAACAATGACACTTACTATATGCAAAAAGGCAGGGTTCTGACCCAAACTAACCACTCAGGAGGCATCCTGGGAGGGCTGTCAAACGGGATGCCATTGGTTCTCAGGGTCGGTTTCAAGCCTGCAGCCTCAATCGCCAAGAGCCAGCGCACGCTCAACACTAAGACAATGGAGCAGACGGAACTTAGAGTGCCCGGCCGTCACGATCCGTGCGTGGTTCCTCGTGCGCCTCCGGTGGTCGAGGCCGCAGTCTCCATGGTTCTCGCCGACCACGCACTCAGAGGAGGTTTCATCCCTCCAGTCCTAAAGTGA
- the wecB gene encoding UDP-N-acetylglucosamine 2-epimerase (non-hydrolyzing) — translation MQVEQNVNVVTVAGTRPEIIKLSELLSSLGNDDIGHALLYTGQHFSGQMKDVFFRELGVKPDFDLRLDTSDIPTLAAEMTKFFRYARPRFVLVYGDTNSSLAGARAAAEAGCKIVHIEAGLRCFDLQVPEERARIEIDSLSDHLLPPTDLSKLFLQYEGINENVQVCGNLIVDVCKKLSETDAGKTNALQSLPSEYILLTLHRQENVDDPETLVRLLRHLEGIKQYKVVFPVHPRTRSSLSRFGLSLPENIIPIESLGYTEFLHVLRNSRLVLTDSGGVQEEAVVLGKPCITLRHVSERWETLLLKANVLFPPHRRDSLAHVVDRMKDVRITSHPYGNEVARKMHSVIRSLVA, via the coding sequence ATGCAAGTCGAACAAAACGTCAACGTGGTAACCGTGGCTGGCACAAGGCCGGAAATTATCAAGCTTTCTGAACTGCTCAGTTCACTTGGAAATGACGACATCGGACACGCATTGCTGTACACCGGCCAGCACTTTTCGGGGCAAATGAAAGATGTATTTTTCAGGGAACTTGGGGTCAAGCCCGACTTTGACCTTCGCCTCGATACGTCCGACATACCTACCCTTGCCGCTGAGATGACAAAGTTTTTCAGATATGCGCGTCCGCGGTTTGTCCTAGTTTATGGTGACACCAATTCGAGCTTGGCCGGCGCGCGGGCCGCAGCTGAAGCTGGATGCAAGATAGTCCACATCGAGGCAGGGCTGAGGTGCTTTGACCTTCAAGTCCCAGAAGAGCGAGCCAGGATAGAAATAGATTCGCTCTCAGACCACCTTTTGCCGCCTACCGATCTTTCCAAATTGTTCTTGCAGTATGAAGGGATTAATGAGAACGTACAGGTCTGCGGAAATCTCATTGTTGACGTTTGCAAGAAATTGTCCGAGACAGACGCTGGCAAAACCAATGCCCTCCAGAGTCTGCCGAGCGAGTATATTCTTCTCACTCTTCACAGGCAGGAGAACGTAGACGACCCCGAAACTCTCGTAAGGTTGCTGCGGCATCTTGAAGGAATAAAGCAGTACAAGGTTGTGTTTCCTGTCCACCCTCGAACCAGGTCGAGTCTTTCCAGGTTTGGCTTGAGTCTTCCCGAAAATATCATACCGATAGAGTCATTAGGCTACACCGAATTTCTTCACGTGCTTCGGAATTCCCGGCTAGTTCTGACCGACTCGGGAGGGGTGCAGGAGGAGGCAGTGGTCCTCGGAAAACCGTGTATCACTTTGAGGCACGTTTCGGAGCGATGGGAAACGCTTTTGCTGAAGGCAAACGTCCTGTTCCCACCTCACCGGAGGGACTCGCTTGCACATGTTGTCGACAGAATGAAGGACGTTAGGATAACATCACACCCATACGGCAACGAGGTGGCCCGCAAAATGCACTCCGTCATCAGGAGTCTTGTAGCCTGA
- a CDS encoding dihydrofolate reductase family protein, translating into MAKLVLAMFISLDGYTTGPNGEFVPPPLSAEVVRAWIDHNLKNAGHLIYGRINFEFNKAYWTSSAAAGRPETEAMNRLPKTVVSRSMSGDLGWNAKVATGDLAAVVGGLKQSVTQGEIYSFGGAGLAKSFMRQGLVDEYYLMVTSNLLGNGKRLFGAGVARTELELIQALPLDTGSVILHYRRK; encoded by the coding sequence ATGGCTAAACTTGTTTTGGCGATGTTCATCAGTCTCGATGGTTATACCACGGGCCCGAACGGCGAGTTCGTGCCGCCGCCGTTGTCGGCGGAGGTGGTTAGGGCTTGGATCGACCATAATCTGAAGAACGCTGGTCACCTGATCTACGGCAGGATAAACTTCGAGTTTAACAAGGCATATTGGACATCATCGGCGGCAGCAGGCCGGCCAGAGACTGAGGCAATGAATCGGCTGCCAAAGACGGTGGTTTCCCGGTCAATGTCCGGTGACCTGGGATGGAACGCCAAGGTCGCCACTGGCGACCTTGCTGCAGTTGTAGGCGGGCTCAAGCAGTCGGTCACACAGGGTGAGATTTACAGTTTCGGCGGTGCGGGCCTGGCTAAAAGTTTCATGCGCCAAGGTTTGGTTGATGAGTATTATCTGATGGTGACGTCTAACCTGCTTGGCAATGGAAAACGGCTGTTTGGCGCTGGAGTCGCCAGAACCGAGCTCGAGCTCATACAGGCGCTGCCGCTGGACACAGGGTCAGTCATTCTTCATTACCGCCGCAAGTGA